Proteins co-encoded in one Xyrauchen texanus isolate HMW12.3.18 chromosome 19, RBS_HiC_50CHRs, whole genome shotgun sequence genomic window:
- the LOC127659674 gene encoding protocadherin-11 X-linked-like isoform X2: MDLASETHVLVVLLTYLFLMCRAQEKDYTVKEEQPENVRIGNLRKDLNLNLDPDIKLSSALQFKPVYKTGDVPLVKVEASTGEIFTTSNRIDREKLCSGVFNEKRCYYEIEVAVLPDEIFRLVKIRFLIEDINDNAPLYQSTVINISIPENTAINSRYPVPSAFDPDIGINGIQHYELVKSVSEFGLDIIETPEGDKWPQLIVQQSLDRETKDTFVMKIKVEDGGSPPKSSTAILQVTVSDVNDNRPVFKDNEVEVNVPENAPMGTSVTHLHATDADLGSNAQIHFSFSNQISPATKRHFAIDSTTGLITVKQPLDREVNPVHKLIVLASDGSSTPSRATVIVNVTDINDNVPSIDTRYIMNLVNGTVLLSENAPLNTKIALITVTDRDADLNGKVTCYTDHDVPFRLKPVFNDQFLLETAAPLDYEMTREYAIRIVSSDSGKPPLNTSAMVLIKIKDENDNVPVFPQPEIQLSIPENNDPGTQLIKISATDADSGSNALIIYSLGPDAPDGFNIDQRSGILSVVKRLDREKQEKYSFTVIARDNGSTPLQSNVTVKLIVQDQNDNSPAFTHPEYNFYVPENLPLYGTVGLITVTDADAGDNAVVTLSIINGKENFIIDPKTGVIKPNITFDREQQSSYTFVVKAVDAGQMQTTSYAKVTINVVDVNDNRPVFVIPSSNFSYDLVPLTTSPGSVVTRVFAIDNDTGMNAELQYSIIGGSPRGLFAIDRTTGNITLQEKIVAADQGLHRLVVMVKDLGQPESLHAIALVYLFVNDTISNATFIQELLRKSLETPLDRNVGNNDVTPQTNGYVIVVIAIIAGTMTIILVIFVTALVRCRQTPRHKVVQKSKQSGEWVSPNQEGRQIKKKKKKKKRSPKSLLLNFVTIEEPKSDDPTHEHINGTLDLPVELEEQTMGKYNWATTPTTFKPDSPDLAKHYKSASPQPTFQIKPETPVAPKKHHVIQELPLDNTFVVGCDSLSKCSSSSSDPYSVSECSCQGGFKAPGQIHTRQETTLKPPLYGTLCGTGTARSHRIKINL, from the exons ATGGACTTGGCAAGTGAGACCCATGTGCTGGTGGTTTTACTCACCTACCTGTTCTTGATGTGCCGGGCTCAAGAGAAGGACTATACTGTAAAAGAAGAGCAACCAGAGAATGTGCGCATCGGAAACCTGCGCAAAGACCTCAACTTGAACCTTGATCCAGACATTAAACTGTCTTCTGCGCTGCAGTTTAAACCTGTCTACAAGACAGGCGATGTGCCTTTGGTGAAGGTAGAAGCAAGCACGGGAGAGATTTTCACCACATCCAATCGTATTGACCGTGAGAAGCTCTGTTCTGGAGTCTTCAATGAGAAGCGGTGTTATTATGAAATCGAGGTTGCCGTGCTACCTGATGAGATTTTCCGACTGGTCAAGATCCGTTTCCTTATCGAAGACATCAATGACAATGCCCCGCTGTACCAATCTACGGTCATCAACATCTCTATTCCTGAAAACACAGCCATCAACAGCCGCTACCCTGTTCCCTCTGCATTTGACCCTGACATAGGAATCAATGGGATTCAGCACTATGAGCTTGTCAAG AGTGTGAGCGAATTCGGCCTGGACATTATCGAGACTCCAGAGGGAGACAAATGGCCCCAACTCATAGTGCAGCAGAGCCTCGATCGGGAGACGAAGGACACCTTTGTGATGAAAATTAAAGTCGAGGATGGTGGCTCCCCTCCAAAGTCCAGCACAGCCATTCTGCAGGTGACTGTGTCAGATGTGAATGACAATCGGCCAGTGTTCAAGGACAATGAAGTGGAGGTGAATGTTCCTGAGAATGCCCCAATGGGAACATCTgtcactcaccttcatgccacagATGCTGATCTGGGATCCAATGCTCAGATTCACTTCTCCTTCAGCAACCAAATCTCCCCTGCCACCAAACGACATTTTGCTATTGACAGCACAACCGGACTGATTACTGTCAAGCAGCCACTGGACAGGGAAGTCAACCCTGTCCACAAGCTTATAGTGCTGGCCAGTGATGGAAGCTCAACCCCTTCAAGGGCTACAGTGATAGTCAATGTAACAGACATTAACGACAATGTCCCCTCTATAGATACTCGTTACATAATGAATCTAGTTAATGGGACTGTGCTGTTGTCTGAAAATGCCCCACTAAACACAAAAATTGCTCTAATAACTGTGACAGACAGAGATGCTGATCTGAATGGTAAAGTGACTTGCTACACTGATCATGATGTACCTTTCAGGCTCAAGCCAGTCTTCAATGACCAGTTCCTGTTAGAAACGGCAGCACCCTTAGATTATGAGATGACTCGTGAGTACGCAATTAGGATAGTATCATCTGATTCAGGGAAACCTCCTCTGAACACTTCAGCAATGGTTCTCATTAAAATTAAGGATGAGAATGATAATGTCCCGGTTTTCCCTCAGCCAGAAATCCAGCTGTCCATTCCAGAAAACAATGACCCTGGCACACAGTTGATAAAAATCAGTGCCACGGATGCAGACAGTGGTTCTAATGCCCTTATCATTTATAGTCTTGGCCCAGATGCTCCTGATGGCTTTAACATAGATCAACGGTCTGGGATCCTTTCTGTTGTCAAACGGCTGGATAGAGAGAAACAGGAGAAGTATTCATTCACAGTCATTGCCAGAGATAATGGTTCGACACCTCTTCAGAGCAATGTTACGGTAAAGCTAATTGTTCAAGACCAAAATGATAACAGCCCAGCTTTTACCCATCCTGAATACAACTTCTACGTACCTGAAAACCTACCTTTATATGGAACTGTAGGTTTGATCACTGTCACGGATGCTGATGCTGGTGACAATGCAGTCGTAACTCTCTCAATCATAAATGGGAAGGAGAATTTCATCATCGACCCCAAAACCGGGGTGATAAAACCAAACATAACATTTGACAGGGAGCAACAAAGCTCCTATACTTTTGTTGTGAAAGCTGTGGATGCAGGTCAAATGCAAACTACCTCATATGCCAAGGTTACAATAAATGTTGTTGATGTGAACGACAATCGACCCGTGTTTGTCATCCCCTCCTCTAACTTCTCCTATGATCTAGTTCCTTTGACCACCAGTCCTGGGTCGGTGGTTACCAGAGTGTTTGCCATTGACAATGACACTGGCATGAATGCTGAGCTGCAGTATAGTATTATCGGAGGGTCACCGAGAGGATTGTTTGCCATTGACAGAACCACAGGCAATATCACTCTACAGGAGAAGATTGTAGCGGCAGACCAAGGTCTCCATAGGCTGGTGGTAATGGTCAAAGACTTAGGACAGCCTGAGTCTTTACATGCAATCgctcttgtttatttgtttgtcaatGATACCATCTCTAATGCCACATTCATTCAAGAGCTACTACGCAAAAGCTTGGAAACTCCTTTGGACCGAAACGTTGGGAACAATGATGTGACGCCTCAAACCAATGGCTATGTAATTGTTGTTATTGCCATAATTGCTGGGACTATGACCATTATCTTGGTAATTTTTGTGACCGCTTTGGTACGCTGTCGACAGACACCAAGACACAAAGTTGTCCAGAAGAGCAAACAGAGTGGCGAGTGGGTATCACCCAACCAAGAGGGCCGgcagattaaaaagaaaaagaagaagaagaagagatcTCCAAAAAGTTTGCTGTTGAATTTTGTAACCATCGAGGAACCTAAGTCTGATGACCCTACCCATGAGCACATAAATGGCACCTTAGATCTCCCTGTTGAACTTGAAGAGCAGACAATGGGAAAGTACAACTGGGCTACCACACCGACTACCTTTAAACCTGATAGCCCTGATTTAGCCAAGCACTACAAATCAGCTTCACCACAGCCAACATTCCAGATCAAACCAGAGACCCCTGTGGCTCCCAAGAAACATCATGTCATTCAGGAACTCCCACTGGACAACACGTTCGTGGTAGGCTGTGACTCACTCTCCAAATGTTCCTCCAGCAGCTCCGACCCCTACAGTGTGTCAGAGTGCAGCTGTCAAGGGGGCTTCAAGGCACCTGGGCAAATCCACACCAGACAG